Sequence from the Populus nigra chromosome 17, ddPopNigr1.1, whole genome shotgun sequence genome:
ttggagattaaatttaatttcataggttaattaaattaaaataaaaatggcgtCGTCGTCGATTAAGAGCTGCATGAATGCAACATGTGGAGTCTCGACGTCGAGTTCTGGCGGGTGGAGAAAAGGGTGGGCTCTGCGATCTGGTGATTTCGCCATTCTCTGCGATAACTGCGggtaattttcttaattttaattaaattctttaatttctttgatattcatagctttttttaaaaaaaaatggtctggTATTTATATTTTGCTAGGAGTTAATGACTTATTGCGTTAAACGGTTTTGcgccattttttctttttttggttatcTGAATATTATTAACTCACAGTGCgtggaattattattattattttttttttatcattattaggATTCTTCATTAATATAGTGCCATCatttccaattaatttttttcttttgggatTTTCCATAGTTGTCGTCCCAAATTTCTGTTAGAATTAAAATGGTCGAATTTGTTTGTAAGAACAGAAATTAAGAAGAGATTCCTGAAAGTGAGGAGCCTAAGTTGTCCTAATGATACTTAAAAGgactcatttctttttattttttttatttataaattgggGATGGTAGAAAATAAGTTAACAATGGATTCTTACACATCATTTATCGACTGTAACATAATAAGCTTCATGggatataataattttgatcCATGGTTATAATTGGGGATTCGTGTTCGCTATAGGTCCGCGTATGAGCAATCAGTTTTTTGTGAGGTTTTCCACTCAAAGGATTCTGGGTGGAGGGAGTGCACTTCGTGCGGAAAGGTAAAGTCTATTGTTTCTATCTGTCCTAGTTTGATCATGGTAATTCCTTGCATAAATTTAATTGGATTTGGTGTTGGCACTTGGCAGCGTCTCCATTGTGGATGCATTGCATCCAAGTCTCTGCTCGAGCTACTTGATGGCGGGGGTGTGAACTGTACAAGCTGTTCTAAAAGTGCAGGAGTCAGTTCTGTAAGAACAATTTTCATAGGCATTTGTCTTTCTTTGACGTCATCTAGACATCTGATCTAAAGAGGTTTTTGTTTTCCATCTTCACCTAATTAATGTACACCAACCTGAAATGACATTCACTTGGAAAGAAAGCTAAGGTACTCATACTGTAATAAATGGCCTAAACACCCCTACTAGCTTGTGAACGAGAACTATTCTTCGCAATGTTTAAATATGCTGAGAAAAAAGTACTCTTTCTAATATACGATGTTTTTATGACTTCAATAACATTTTGCTTATGGTCCGTTGATGCCTTTCATGGAAAGAGTGGGTTCTTTGTGAAAAGATGTAATTATCTAGAGTTCAAGATACTGCTGATTCAGGTCAACATTTCCTTATGTTCATGTATTAGGACATGCTATGCAAATGGTTCTTCCTTCATGTATTCATTATTGCTAGACCGTGCTTGAATTCAAGCCCTGCGGTTCTCACTGACTGAATTTAGGTACTTCAAGTGTAATGAACCTTATCTTGATACAGGTGAATGGTGATGAAAAAACTAATGGATTTGGTATGTCAAAAGTTGATGATGCTGGGGAACTGCAATCTGCTTCTGCTGACAACCAGTTAACAACCGAAACAAAGCTGATGCAGTTAGGTAATTGTATTGATCGTATTGCCACGAGAAATTTGCTCCAGTTACAGAGTAGTGAGACAGACGGGTCTTACAGGAAAATGAAACAGGAGGATATAATACCTCCTGTAGGAGAAATTGCAAGTACaagtttcttgaattttaaccaaatatccAATGCATCATCTCAAACTGCCAAACCAGAGATTCATAAAACCACTGCAGCAAAAGATTTATATGAATCACTAGCACAAACAAACTTGAGTATCAGTCTTGGTTCTTCTTTAGGAAACCCAAATCCTTTTCCTGGAGGTGTTGTCGATGAAAGGGTACTGGCTAAGGCATCCTCTCCACTCCAGCAGGGGCCCAGGTCTCGCCATCTATTGCCAAAGCCTCCAAAGCCAGCCCTTGTTCTGGATGCAAATGCGGGCATGGTCTCACAGATACGTGTTGCGAGGCCACCTGCTGAAGGACGGGGACGGAATCAGCTGCTTCCTCGTTATTGGCCTAGGATTACAGATCAAGAATTGCAGCAAATATCTGGAGAGTATCCATCATTCTGTTATTCCAAtttcagatttattattttcttttcctgctGAATCATGCATTTTAGCTTATGCTTTTAAGATTTTCAAGTTTTCTGATAACTTGATTGTGATATCCTTAACCATTTTATCTTCAAGTCCAAACTCTACCATTGTCCCATTGTTTGAAAAGGTTCTCAGTGCGAGTGATGCTGGTCGCATTGGCCGTTTGGTTCTCCCTAAAGCATGTGCTGAAGTAAGTTTTGATATTTGATGGTCATAATATTTGCACCtaagaaataattttgttgATGACTTTGCTGTGTATAAGTTGATGAACCACTGTGCAGGCATATTTTCCTCCCATCTCTCAACCTGAAGGTCTTCCTTTACGGATTCAAGATGTGAAGGGGAAAGAGTGGGTATTTCAGTTCAGGTTCTGGCCTAACAATAACAGCAGGATGTACGTCTTGGAGGGTGTAACTCCATGTATACAGTCCATGAAATTGCAAGCTGGAGATACTGGTATCTTCTAATCCCTACCTTTTCTGAAAATCTATGATTATAATATGTGCTCGATAAAATATATGCCTTTTGTTCTATCTGGTTCTATTCTTTTTCATCATGCAGTGTGTCTTGACATAGCAGTTTAGCTCCCAGAAACTAAACATTTCTGGTTTCCATATTTCTGACAGAACAAAGTAGATAACATCTCAATAGTTTTGTATTATTATCCATAATTTAGAGCTTTCCAGTTCTCCCTCTTCAATAAAAAGAGACCATTCCAATGCGATATTTGTTATGCTATTACTGCCCTAAAAATATTTACTTCCGCAAATTACAATTTAAGTTTGTTCCTAAATCTTAAGTGTAGATAGCTTCTTGGGAGACAGTGGTGTGTTTACTGTCATATTTATATCTATTGCAGTGACATTTAGCCGTATGGATCCAGAAGGAAAACTTGTCATGGGATTTAGAAAAGCATCAAACTCTATTGCAATGCAGGTAAAAACCAGAGTCAGTTTTTATGTTAGCAAACTTGAACATATAGTATTAATgcatatattatcaaataaacagGACACCCAACCATCTGCCATTTCTAATGGTGTTCCTTCAAGTGAAAGTTACTTTTCGGGTGTTTTTGAGAACCTACCTATAATAAGTGGTTACTCTGGTCTTCTCCATTCACTAAAGGGAAGCACCGATACACACTTAAGTGCACTGTCCAAACATCTGCATTCAGCTAGTGGTGATATTAGCTGGCATAAATCTGAGAAGCAAGAAGCCAGGACAAGGGATGGCTTGCTGCTACCATCATTGCTGGCTCCTGAGAGAAAAAGGTTGCGAAATATTGGGTCTAAAAGTAAGAGGCTACTAATCGATAGCCTAGATGCTTTGGAGCTCAAAGTTACATGGGAAGAGGCGCAGGATTTACTTCGCCCGGAACCAAGTATCAAGCCTAGCATTGTAACCATCGAGGATCATGATTTTGAAGAATATGAAGTGAGTAATCTCCCTGAAGCTCTTAGTTATTGTATCCATATGCACCCATATCTAATATGCATTCAATTGTTTTCGACCTGTATATATGTGTATGAACATATGCACGCCATGATTGCATTCTGATGAAAAAAACTCATATATTTAATCTAGCATTCTACCGATTTCTTGTTCTGCACTTACTTATGGTGCCTAATCAACAGTGTTACACGtagttattatgttttaaacaTTAAAGAGGCATGGATGTTTGGTAAATGGAATTGATATTAGATATGACTAATATTTTCCATATAGTACTGTAGGGCCTTCTCTATTGAAAGTCTTGCTGTTGCTGAACATATATTTGACACCTTGAATATGTAATATACAATTTATTGATGAGAAAGCAGCCGTGCAGTTGATTTCATAATTGTACATGTTTTAACATGTAGGAACCACCGGTTTTTGGGAAGACGAGTATCTTCGTAGTTCGTTCAATTGGGTAAGAATCACTGCCATCTATATCATTAGTTCTTTAGCGTGTGAAGGTAATGCACTCGCAGATTGACCGAATTGTCCTGGTACAAGAACTAACCTTCTGACATAGGGTCTTGAAACTCTAATACAATGAACAAACCGAGCTCATCTTTAAAGATAGATGAAATCAATTCCTAATCAAGATCATCAATCTGCCCCATTTCCGAGTAGCtgtaaatcatttaaaatgatGGTTTTCTTTTCAGTCTGCAATGCACTTGTGTCATTTTTTAGAGTtggaatttaaatttaagagttGAAAGGCATTTACATCACTGAATGAGAAGAATAGTAATTAACTGCTTAGTCCTGAATCATTTATCAACAGATATCTAAGTTGGCGTATAAAAAGATCAGGAAGACGTGCTAGTTTGTTGATGAAAATGATCTTTATGGTTCTTTCAGCTTTAATCTATGAAGAAGTTCCTGAGATTCTATCTCAAAGGATCCATTCATCacattttatattgtttttaatgatcTCAATTTTGATTCCACCTCTGTGGTGGGAAATCAtaaccttttccttttttccaggcctttttttccttttttgggtTCAAATAGCCTATTTCTGTCATTCGTAATGGAATTTGGCCGATGTTTCTTTAAGTGTTGGTGTGCTAAATGCTTCTGATATTAGATCCTATTTGTTGTTAGAGGACAAGAGCAATGGGCTCAGTGTGATAGTTGCTCCAAGTGGCGAAGGTTGCCGATTGATGTTCTTCTTCCGCCTAAGTGGACATGCGTGGACAATGCCTGGGATCAAAGCAGGTCAATGATATGTCGTTGTCATTTCtggatcccccccccccccctcttttttcCCCACGAAATCGAGTGCCAGGTCGATTTACTACAAAgattaatatgattttgtcttCAGGTGTTCTTGCTCTGCTCCAGATGAATTGGCCCCGAGGGAGTTGGAAAATCTACTGAGACTGACCAAGGGTATGAATCTATGATGCAAGCAAGCATCcccttttctccttttgttgAAAGCATACATGATGATTGCAGCTCAAACTTCTCGAATCATTCATGATAGGACCTTTTCTGTTTACATGAAAAACAGAAACTAAAGAGTTTAGGCTGTCTCATACTGAAAATTGTTGCGTAGACCAGACCAATCAAATTGGTTGCTTCTCTTCCAAGTTGGTTGATCGATTCATCACTTGTCCAAGGTTCATGTTGTCGTTTCTCTGTCGAAAAATTTTGTTGTCTCTTTGGGTCGGTAAAAAGAATAGTTAATCTCTAAAGAGACTCCAAGTTCTATCCCCCTAGTGTTTAAACCTCAATGATCGTTTTAAGGATTCTGCTTGCACTTTCAACACAGAAGATTTCATCCATAATCTTGGATAAATGCATTAAAGCATGGTCGTTTAGTCACTGAAATATAGAATAGAAGTAGCGATGCCAATTTCATCCCATCTACCAGATTCTTGACATCACCCAACCCCGCTGGGTCGgtttttatgcaatttgacctgGGTCAAAACTGGCTAGGTATGGGTGTAGGTGAAGGGTTCACCCAACCCGCACCCGACCTTgtattttactatttcttttttttcaatgttataCATGTATTAAAAGAAATCCCTCTTTCACCATGAAATGATATGAttgaaaacttttttaattttatatagtggtggtaaatatgtaattttttatttttttattttttatacttgatatatttatcattttacacttgatctatttatcatcattttttttatctttattcttttgtaatatcttttttagtttttcttttcatttttttgggggaaaaaatattattttttattctttacacttGGAATATTTGTCACTCTACATTTTGcctatttataattttctttttacttttatcttcattcttttgtaattttttttctttacattttattttaaaaaattattatacaaaaataaaagtaaatggtGTTTCACTGTAGTAATTGTAACATTGTTCTATTTTTCTACTacgttaaaaattaatttgaaatcttacatgtttttattaatatatatgatctttattttatttaattataacttCTCCCTAATAACTTTGGTTAGGGAACGACTTTGGTTGAGTCATCTTTTGCTTCCATTAGCCTTTTGATtcacaattatgttttttacttgaagtaaaaaaaattcgtTAGTAACATCCAGATATTCATTcttttatgttatgaaaaacaaaacgaCTTACAATAAGGTGAGCCGAAtagaaatgttaatttttttttttcatttattagtatagatagttcttgatttattgAATGCatgtataagtttttttatttatgatcaggttttttattaatttgtaaaaacaaatgatagAAAAGCTTGCATATTCATTAGCTATTTGACCGGCGCATTATTACAATATTAGATTGCAATCCTcgtaaaaaatcaatttaaataactagctttatcttataattaaagTGACCCGATCCAACTGGGTGTGGGGACATAAGAAACCCGACCCGACCCATAGTCATCCCTAAATAGAAGGTTTGCTATATAAACTGGAGTTCGTTCATGAGTGTGTTTGTCTGTCGTGTCCCTCATGAAATTGTTGTATGGTATGCATAATGAGCCACCGATTCATAACTATTTGCAtgctttaaattagtttttcaaatatgGTAAGATAtcctttgcttttttcttttttcttttgttcttacATTTGAAAGAACTATACTAATATTACAATGGCCTTAATCTTTTTATACAGATTTCAAGAAACGGAGAATTACAAGCAGCCATCGTCCAGCCCAGGAGCATGAATCTTCTGGTCTGGATGCTCTGGCCAATGCTGCGATCCTTGGGGACGCGGGTGAGCAAAGCACCACTGCTGTTGCAGCCACAACCAAACACCCCAGGCATCGTCCTGGCTGCTCATGCATTGTGTGTATCCAGCCCCCAAGTGGGAAGGGGAAGCACAAGCCTACATGCACATGTAATGTCTGCATGACAGTTAAACGCCGTTTCAAAACCTTAATGATGCGCAAAAAGAAGCGTCAATCAGAGCGTGAAGCAGAGATTGCTCAGAGGATTCAGCATATGTCCGGTCCTAAAGATGAAGCAGACGTAGAGAGTAGCTCTAAGCTTGCATCGACGCCTATGGATCCTTCAGATAATGAAGCCAGGTCAGGGAACGAGTTAGAATCCAAAAGCCAAACCAATAATCTGTCAAAAAAATTGGCCGACTCAGGCAAGGGACATCTAGATTTAAACTGCCATCCTGGCCGTGAAGAAGACTCACAAGCAGGGTTAGCGCGAATGAGCATGACAAGTCTTCTTCAAGTAGCAAGCCTTCCATTGGAGACATACTTGAAGCAGAATGGTCTCGCAAGTTTATCCGAACAACAAGCAAGTTCTGCATCGCATGTACCACCACAAGCTGGGGAAAATGGAGGGAGAATTGATGAGGATTGCCAACCTGCTTCGGTTGCTCAAGAGCAGGAGAGCGGAGGCGAAGAGGATGATGAACCTGGACCAGACCAAAGCCAAACTGACCTTCTATAAAGTGCCTTTAAAGCCAAAACGACCCTGTATAAAGTgcccttttctctctttttctgcACAGAGATAAATTcctagctctttttttttccatgtgagATGAGcagtaatttttgtttcttttttagggtctttattataatatattgtgTGACAAAGGTacatgattttttctcttttcccgTCCAGTTAGAAAATTGGAGGTGACTTGTGCCATGGCCATCGATGCAATACAGATGCAAGTCCTGTTTGAAATTTCGTTTTCCCTAGTGTTTCTCTTGGAATTCGCATCTCATATAATCTCTTCATTTCTCTCTTCCACTTGTTTGCATCATATCTTGAAAGATCAAACCCGACCTACATTCACCACCACATTCGTTCAGTATCTTCGTTCTCCCTTTTGAGTATATCATGGTTATCCCCAGGCAACCAAAGCCCAGGCGCATTTATGCAACGATACGTAACCGACAAAATCATGGAAGAGCATGAAACATGGGTTTGGAAAACTATCATGTAAATAGCATTGTTGATTACAATGAAACTAATTGAATCCAGTCGAACTAGGGTTTGCACTCTATCTACAAACTAGAATCCACTCTAATCAACATCGAGGGATGGGAAGGTGGAAGAACCacatttttatctttctataTATTCTGTTGAATCACCAAAAAGGGTAAAAGAAAGCcattcaaaaaatgaaaaaatgcatATATTAACAATCAAAATCCTTCAACACCTGGCCTTCGAACAGCCGACGAAGATGATTTCCTGCTTTCTTGCCGTTCTAGTTCCTCAAGAGAGAGAGTTGAGGAACAAGCACGGGGAGGAAGAGATGGAGGCAATGCTCGAGGCCTGGTAGGGGAAATGGATGGCCGGGCTCTGGATGGTGGAGACGGTGAGAAACTTAACCTTGGTGCTGGGGTGATGATCCCATTGAGACTAGGAGATCTGGACATTTGTTTACCAGCAACTGCTGCTGGCTCTTGCAGAGGGAAGCGACTGGAGTATTTCATGTCTTGTATGACTTTGAGATGTTCCACAATGGTTCTCATAGTTGGTCTTTCTAAAGGATCCTTCTGAAGACATCTTAGAGCAATGTCTGCCAATGTGCGGGCTGCTTTTGCAGGGAAACGGCATTTTAGTTGAGGATCCATAATCAACGATAGTCGACAGTCATCAGCTAGAAATGGCCGGGTCCACTTGACCAAGTTCCTCTCTTCTCTAGGATGACGACTATCAAGATTTTTCCGGCCAGTGAGCAgttcaagaagaaaaattcCAAAGCTCCATACATTGCTCTTCGGAGTCAATAGCCCTCTCTCTACTGTCTCTACAGAGAGATTTGCGGCAGCCTGTGTGAGTGAAGAGAAATGGAAGGTGGTCAACTCCACAGAGCAAAAGAATGCCTAAACAGATGCTTTTACATAGACAAATGAAAGCATGCAAATTTAATTGGAAGCCATCTCACCCCACTCCATGTATGGAGGCAGAGCAAACCACTACTGATTTAtgcaaaaagaagaaatatccGCAGGCGAGGGAAATCAGCTTACCGCTGTACTGTTAGAGATCTCTGTTTCAGGGATGTGGCCAACACAACCATATCCTGAAAGCTTTGCACTAAAGTCTTTGTCAATTTGTATGTTGGCGGTAGAAAACTCATTGTACATAGCCTGCAAATCAAAGGATAGCATCAGCAAATATAAAACTTATGGAAAACTAAAAAGCTTGGACACTATGCAGTCTCCCACCTATTTCCCttcagggaaaaaaagaagtaacAAACAGAGGATTTATTTCAATTGGCTCGTAGATTCACAAATCAGGATCTACTGCACagatttaatcaattaaatactaacaatacaaaagagaaaaaatgctAACCTATCATCCATATGGAAGTCTGCTAAAATTGTGAGCTAAACATGATATCATGCAGTGTTTCATTGTTCACTTTATGTGGATCAAAGCAGCAATTTTTTACCTGGAAAGGCCCTTCTTCATGCAAGAAAGCAAGACCTTGTGCAGCACATAAAGCAATTTTCATCCTGGTATTCCAGTCAATGGGAGGGCCATCAGACCTTCCATACAGTAACCGATCCAAGCTTCCATGATAAAGCCTCTCATAGACCAGCATTCTCTGGTCTGAGCCATCACGTGCATGGTAACCAAGCAACTTGCATAAGTTTGGATGTTGCAAAGATGCAAGGGTATTAACCTCATTAATAAATTCCTTTAAACCCTGGAAGATGAATACAAAATGAGTTTAATTGCAAAATATCAAGCCACTTCAAGTGTTTAAATAGGAaaggaaaatgataaataaCTTTATAGATCTTCTTTAAGTAAAGCATAAGCTATCAGCAAATAATGCAATCTAAGTTCTAATTGTATTCTTAAGGTAAAACTTAAATCATAGTGTCATGCGTGAAAGAAAGTGATAAGATGGTTACACTTAGCACCTCATCTTTCAGCAAAATACATTATGTATCCTTAGCGAAAGAAAATTGACAGTATTCCTCTCTCAATCTACACAATTGCAAACATTCCTATCTGATTTTTTTGGGGAGCAAAGGTAAACCACATACATCGGCTTTTCTAGAAGGCAGCTCACTAAATTGGAGTTTTTGCTAATCATGTGAAACAAATAACAGCCTATGCACTCCAATATCCCTTAGGCCAGAGAAAGGACTCTCGGCGTAATATTTTGAAGGAGAAAGAAGATGGGGGGTGTCAAATGGATGAGACAAGCATAGCAAGTGCTTAGTTTACCAGTAGATGAATAAATTTCTAGAAACGCAAGACAAATAAGAAAGCTGttcataaatttaaagaattatcAAAGCTCAACTATCAGCTGCCATCAACTGAAGATCTAAGAAAAATCTCTTCTGTGGCTGTACATTGATAAACAGTCACTTCATGCATTACCTGAGGAGATGGGTTAAGGCGAATAACACTAGCTTCAAACTTCTTCGAACTTGCAGTTTCATCTCCAAAGGAAGCCCTGAACATTATGGAAGAAAGGCCTTCAGAGACACATCGATCTGAGGAGAAATTGCAGCAAGCAGATTGAATTTCTTCATATGGAAAGTTCCTCAGTGTTCCACTGTATGTTCCACTGCGAGGCAGTGGCAAGGGACCAGAAGCATAAAGAGAGCCACTGCTATTCACTGATTTAAAGCTACTCATAGGCTTCAGTATAGCACCGCCCTGAGGTGAAGGGAGTGGAAGAGGTTGTGGACCCGGTAGCCGTTGTTCCTTTGAAATTCCAATTCGGTTTTTTGACTCCTCATGCTCATCATATTCAGCTGATGCAAGAGCATCTTGTTCTGCTGCATCAAGGCTTTCTGGAGCCGATAATGCCCGTGCCCTGTTGCTAGGTACTTTGTTTTCTGGTTGAACAGGCTTCACTCTGGTCCGAAAACTAGGGGGTGCTGACTGCAATGAACGTGTTGGGACCTGTGGCTCAGGTAGAGTAGTTGGTATTTGCTCCTTAGGACTGACACGCTTGATGGAAACTGACGGCTCAGGCCTTTTCTTTTTGCACTTTAAAGCAGTGAAACAACCCATCTTATTACATTCAATTCTTGAAACCTGCATGGAAGTCCTCTATGTTTCAGtaatgaaaacaaacaaaaaaacagctTAATTATCAATACCAACTTCCCAGGCAACAAAACATTTGGAAAAGAATGCACGTGTAAACTACAAGATTAGATATTCTCAATTATTCACAATAGGGTTACAAATCCTAATATGACCAAAACTTCAAGGGTTCAACTTGCAGGAATTTCCATGGTTGACCGTAATTATCCAACTGGATAACCAAAACGATCAATTCCTAACCTTCAGTGCTTTTCTATGGAAAATGCTTGGTATACATGCCTTTACTCAGTGAGGTATCATGATAGGAACATTCAAGGACCTCCATCaaagtttcaataaattttatctttttaaatcaatGACAGCTCGAATTACACCTCAATTAATCAAAAACACTATAAGGGAAGTAAAATCATAAAGGAATAAGCTGGCCAGTGGGTTAATTTTGGACACCCCTTCATCACAAGCAgatcaaattcccttaaattttAAGGACCGAATCATCAAAATTGCTATTGCAATCACAATTAACCTTGCACGACATACATCAGTGTtgccaaaaaataacaaaagaacaaaacaaaattatccaACTTTGAGTTCTCCACACACAATCAAGGTATCTTAAATCCCCTAAAATGCCAACTAGACAATATGTTCCCCACCAATGACCTACACCATTAAATTactgaaggataaaaaaaaaaaggcataccCATTAATGCACTTTCAAAATAAGACAAAAGGCTACATAAATCAGCATCCCATCAACTGAACCAAACTACCAAAGCCCTGATCCAAAATCATCccaacaaaatttcaaaactttaaGCACCCAAAACTCCACATATCATCCTATCACCTACTTCAATTTTCCTATCAAGAAAATCCCACAAGCAAACAAATAATACTTTaacaataacatataaaaaataaaaataaaaatcaagcaacaaacaaacattaaacaaaaaagggTCACAACTTTACAAtcctttaacaaaaataaaaagaacccaACAGCTTCCAACTTAAAACAACCACAATTCTTAAAcctttaaaatcaataataaaatcaaacctTTAAACACCAGCTCATGAAAAGCTTCCAACTTGAAAGAAGAGGGGATAGAAATCGGGAGGGTGGAGAACAAAAAAATGGGAAAGGTGTGATTTTGATGAGGTAAAACAAAAACCCTTAACAagtcaaagaaaagaaagcaaaatgagAAAAGGGGAAGGGGGAgagctttattttattaacaaaaggTAGACAAAAAAGATGCTAAGGTATATTTAGTGTaatagagaagagagagagagagaggcaatgAGAGCACTGGTCAAACCTACCAAAACCCAGAGTTTAATTACTCCATTTAAGATGTGATTATTGTCACCTACATTtacagcaaaaataaaatattatatatataaataaaattagatttatcatttcttttagACATTTTTACCCTCTATGTTTTCTTGTTGATTTATTGCTGGCTATTTTCCAtttctttgtttgattttgagtaATGACTTGATTGCCCTTTGTAGCCTGCAATGCTATctggtatttttcttttcttccttgtgttttttttcaaaaaacatttctagattattatttgaaaattggtTCATCAACAAACTATCCATATTCACAATGATATGTTTataagagtgtttttttttaaaaaaaaaattgctaacaATGAGGATGCATATATAAgatttgaaagtaaaaatatgTGAAAAATAGAGTAACTTTATGTTGAAAggaaaaaatctatttttcaagtaaaaaaatatttatttattttttacataagtTCTCTAATTAGTTAAAGAtcataattgatttaaatttatcttgtaagaattacaaaataatattatattcaaaGTTAACATAT
This genomic interval carries:
- the LOC133677177 gene encoding probable serine/threonine-protein kinase PBL1, which gives rise to MSWCLKVSRIECNKMGCFTALKCKKKRPEPSVSIKRVSPKEQIPTTLPEPQVPTRSLQSAPPSFRTRVKPVQPENKVPSNRARALSAPESLDAAEQDALASAEYDEHEESKNRIGISKEQRLPGPQPLPLPSPQGGAILKPMSSFKSVNSSGSLYASGPLPLPRSGTYSGTLRNFPYEEIQSACCNFSSDRCVSEGLSSIMFRASFGDETASSKKFEASVIRLNPSPQGLKEFINEVNTLASLQHPNLCKLLGYHARDGSDQRMLVYERLYHGSLDRLLYGRSDGPPIDWNTRMKIALCAAQGLAFLHEEGPFQAMYNEFSTANIQIDKDFSAKLSGYGCVGHIPETEISNSTAAAANLSVETVERGLLTPKSNVWSFGIFLLELLTGRKNLDSRHPREERNLVKWTRPFLADDCRLSLIMDPQLKCRFPAKAARTLADIALRCLQKDPLERPTMRTIVEHLKVIQDMKYSSRFPLQEPAAVAGKQMSRSPSLNGIITPAPRLSFSPSPPSRARPSISPTRPRALPPSLPPRACSSTLSLEELERQESRKSSSSAVRRPGVEGF
- the LOC133677176 gene encoding B3 domain-containing transcription repressor VAL2-like, yielding MASSSIKSCMNATCGVSTSSSGGWRKGWALRSGDFAILCDNCGSAYEQSVFCEVFHSKDSGWRECTSCGKRLHCGCIASKSLLELLDGGGVNCTSCSKSAGVSSVNGDEKTNGFGMSKVDDAGELQSASADNQLTTETKLMQLGNCIDRIATRNLLQLQSSETDGSYRKMKQEDIIPPVGEIASTSFLNFNQISNASSQTAKPEIHKTTAAKDLYESLAQTNLSISLGSSLGNPNPFPGGVVDERVLAKASSPLQQGPRSRHLLPKPPKPALVLDANAGMVSQIRVARPPAEGRGRNQLLPRYWPRITDQELQQISGDPNSTIVPLFEKVLSASDAGRIGRLVLPKACAEAYFPPISQPEGLPLRIQDVKGKEWVFQFRFWPNNNSRMYVLEGVTPCIQSMKLQAGDTVTFSRMDPEGKLVMGFRKASNSIAMQDTQPSAISNGVPSSESYFSGVFENLPIISGYSGLLHSLKGSTDTHLSALSKHLHSASGDISWHKSEKQEARTRDGLLLPSLLAPERKRLRNIGSKSKRLLIDSLDALELKVTWEEAQDLLRPEPSIKPSIVTIEDHDFEEYEEPPVFGKTSIFVVRSIGGQEQWAQCDSCSKWRRLPIDVLLPPKWTCVDNAWDQSRCSCSAPDELAPRELENLLRLTKDFKKRRITSSHRPAQEHESSGLDALANAAILGDAGEQSTTAVAATTKHPRHRPGCSCIVCIQPPSGKGKHKPTCTCNVCMTVKRRFKTLMMRKKKRQSEREAEIAQRIQHMSGPKDEADVESSSKLASTPMDPSDNEARSGNELESKSQTNNLSKKLADSGKGHLDLNCHPGREEDSQAGLARMSMTSLLQVASLPLETYLKQNGLASLSEQQASSASHVPPQAGENGGRIDEDCQPASVAQEQESGGEEDDEPGPDQSQTDLL